In one window of Eretmochelys imbricata isolate rEreImb1 chromosome 21, rEreImb1.hap1, whole genome shotgun sequence DNA:
- the FANCE gene encoding Fanconi anemia group E protein isoform X1 has translation MVSAITEASRSHRANAMEAPSAPWLQRFDKPSRLLLHTLTSGPCGALAAFRALQRSRACDEPGQAFRWQIFTETLCAEEPVLRGPERTLTLRPILLLLPVMCQRNLLSLLHMVQGSMPKDCLSQLLQATCKDPSPDLWVQALRDLLQRGLREERSCWTPLPLTDTCQQQLKTLCQKFVGGTESKPDLERKQSWFIQEHLSPELWLAGDATDSASQLRKRKQVAEESLDPQGERQRKRSRLEEEELDLEPLAGCAFVKGAGAGEEEIGIEASGHGSIRSQTRGASENAQPDGVMETREASQGSQQDAAAKVPDFMQMHVPRLKMLLEMESNQTDGTAPPELQILNECTPGQLEGLCSLLQLSERPERTLVQFCTWLLALMPEVSYTNAAVLTEQLFLQRVLSLAQPASRHLMAALTSFCCKYARPVCCALIAPALRAPGAGPEGTKLVCELIEDSLEPEYVRLVLSQVLEMPWSEELITVVQTLLGRQVELPPELFNLLVLKLCRLAQEFAKSMNYTKLMMAVLTIYSSNITPAHRRHLSGALDLNHTALRKSLQAALEQMAPR, from the exons ATGGTCAGTGCTATAACGGAGGCTAGTAGGAGCCACAG GGCCAATGCGATGGAAGCTCCCTCAGCGCCCTGGCTGCAGAGGTTTGACAAGCCTTCCCGTCTCCTCCTCCACACGCTGACGTCCGGGCCATGCGGGGCACTGGCTGCCTTCCGAGCCCTCCAGCGCAGCCGGGCCTGCGACGAGCCAGGGCAGGCGTTCCGCTGGCAGATCTTCACCGAGACCTTATGTGCTGAAGAGCCCGTGCTGCGGGGGCCCGAGCGGACCCTCACCCT gagaccaatactgctgctgcttcctgtgaTGTGCCAGAGAaatctcctctccctgctgcacaTGGTGCAGGGCAGCATGCCGAAGGACTGCCTCAGCCAGCTGCTTCAGGCCACCTGCAAAGATCCCAGCCCAGACCTCTGGGTGCAGGCCCTGCGGGATCTACTTCAGAGGGGGCTGAGAGAGGAGAGGAGCTGTTGGACTCCACTTCCGCTGACAGACACGTGCCAGCAGCAGCTTAAAACGCTGTGCCAGAAGTTCGTGGGTGGCACTGAGAGCAAACCGGACTTGGAAAGGAAACAGAGCTGGTTCATCCAGGAGCATCTAAGCCCTGaactctggcttgctggggatgcGACCGACTCTGCATCTCAGCTTAGGAAACGCAAGCAAGTGGCTGAGGAAAGTCTGGACCCCCAGGGGGAGCGGCAGAGGAAAAGGTCCCGGTTGGAAGAGGAGGAGTTAGACCTGGAACCTCTGGCAGGATGCGCCTTTGTGAAAGGAGctggtgcaggggaggaggagatcGGTATAGAGGCATCTGGACATGGGTCTATTCGGAGCCAAACCAGGGGTGCCAGTGAAAATGCCCAGCCCGACGGCGTCATGGAGACAAGAGAGGCCAGTCAGGGTTCCCAGCAGGACGCAGCAGCAAAAGTCCCTGATTTTATGCAG ATGCATGTGCCTAGACTTAAGATGCTGCTGGAGATGGAGTCAAAT CAAACAGACGGGACCGCCCCTCCCGAACTGCAGATCCTGAATGAATGCACCCCTGGCCAG CTGGAGGGACTGTGCTCGTTACTCCAGCTCTCGGAGCGCCCGGAACGCACCCTCGTGCAGTTCTGCACCTGGCTGCTGGCTCTCATGCCCGAGGTCAGCTACACTAACGCAGCGGTTCTGACGGAGCAGCTCTTCCTCCAGCGG GTTCTCTCGCTGGCCCAGCCGGCCTCCCGTCATCTCATGGCGGCGCTGACCTCGTTCTGCTGCAAGTACGCTCGCCCAGTCTGCTGTGCCTTGATCGCTCCAGCCCTGCGGGCCCCGGGGGCAG GTCCCGAGGGGACGAAGCTAGTGTGCGAGCTGATAGAGGACAGCCTGGAGCCGGAGTATGTGAGGCTGGTACTCAG CCAGGTCCTGGAGATGCCGTGGTCAGAGGAGCTCATCACTGTAGTGCAGACATTGCTGGGAAGGCAG GTGGAGCTACCCCCTGAGCTCTTTAACCTCCTGGTCCTGAAACTGTGCCGGCTGGCCCAGGAGTTTGCTAAGTCAATGAATTACACGAAGCTGATGATGGCTGTGCTGACCATATACAGCAGCAAT
- the FANCE gene encoding Fanconi anemia group E protein isoform X3 produces MVSAITEASRSHRANAMEAPSAPWLQRFDKPSRLLLHTLTSGPCGALAAFRALQRSRACDEPGQAFRWQIFTETLCAEEPVLRGPERTLTLRPILLLLPVMCQRNLLSLLHMVQGSMPKDCLSQLLQATCKDPSPDLWVQALRDLLQRGLREERSCWTPLPLTDTCQQQLKTLCQKFVGGTESKPDLERKQSWFIQEHLSPELWLAGDATDSASQLRKRKQVAEESLDPQGERQRKRSRLEEEELDLEPLAGCAFVKGAGAGEEEIGIEASGHGSIRSQTRGASENAQPDGVMETREASQGSQQDAAAKVPDFMQMHVPRLKMLLEMESNQTDGTAPPELQILNECTPGQLEGLCSLLQLSERPERTLVQFCTWLLALMPEVSYTNAAVLTEQLFLQRVLSLAQPASRHLMAALTSFCCKYARPVCCALIAPALRAPGAGPEGTKLVCELIEDSLEPEYVRLVLRSWRCRGQRSSSL; encoded by the exons ATGGTCAGTGCTATAACGGAGGCTAGTAGGAGCCACAG GGCCAATGCGATGGAAGCTCCCTCAGCGCCCTGGCTGCAGAGGTTTGACAAGCCTTCCCGTCTCCTCCTCCACACGCTGACGTCCGGGCCATGCGGGGCACTGGCTGCCTTCCGAGCCCTCCAGCGCAGCCGGGCCTGCGACGAGCCAGGGCAGGCGTTCCGCTGGCAGATCTTCACCGAGACCTTATGTGCTGAAGAGCCCGTGCTGCGGGGGCCCGAGCGGACCCTCACCCT gagaccaatactgctgctgcttcctgtgaTGTGCCAGAGAaatctcctctccctgctgcacaTGGTGCAGGGCAGCATGCCGAAGGACTGCCTCAGCCAGCTGCTTCAGGCCACCTGCAAAGATCCCAGCCCAGACCTCTGGGTGCAGGCCCTGCGGGATCTACTTCAGAGGGGGCTGAGAGAGGAGAGGAGCTGTTGGACTCCACTTCCGCTGACAGACACGTGCCAGCAGCAGCTTAAAACGCTGTGCCAGAAGTTCGTGGGTGGCACTGAGAGCAAACCGGACTTGGAAAGGAAACAGAGCTGGTTCATCCAGGAGCATCTAAGCCCTGaactctggcttgctggggatgcGACCGACTCTGCATCTCAGCTTAGGAAACGCAAGCAAGTGGCTGAGGAAAGTCTGGACCCCCAGGGGGAGCGGCAGAGGAAAAGGTCCCGGTTGGAAGAGGAGGAGTTAGACCTGGAACCTCTGGCAGGATGCGCCTTTGTGAAAGGAGctggtgcaggggaggaggagatcGGTATAGAGGCATCTGGACATGGGTCTATTCGGAGCCAAACCAGGGGTGCCAGTGAAAATGCCCAGCCCGACGGCGTCATGGAGACAAGAGAGGCCAGTCAGGGTTCCCAGCAGGACGCAGCAGCAAAAGTCCCTGATTTTATGCAG ATGCATGTGCCTAGACTTAAGATGCTGCTGGAGATGGAGTCAAAT CAAACAGACGGGACCGCCCCTCCCGAACTGCAGATCCTGAATGAATGCACCCCTGGCCAG CTGGAGGGACTGTGCTCGTTACTCCAGCTCTCGGAGCGCCCGGAACGCACCCTCGTGCAGTTCTGCACCTGGCTGCTGGCTCTCATGCCCGAGGTCAGCTACACTAACGCAGCGGTTCTGACGGAGCAGCTCTTCCTCCAGCGG GTTCTCTCGCTGGCCCAGCCGGCCTCCCGTCATCTCATGGCGGCGCTGACCTCGTTCTGCTGCAAGTACGCTCGCCCAGTCTGCTGTGCCTTGATCGCTCCAGCCCTGCGGGCCCCGGGGGCAG GTCCCGAGGGGACGAAGCTAGTGTGCGAGCTGATAGAGGACAGCCTGGAGCCGGAGTATGTGAGGCTGGTACTCAG GTCCTGGAGATGCCGTGGTCAGAGGAGCTCATCACTGTAG
- the FANCE gene encoding Fanconi anemia group E protein isoform X2 yields MEAPSAPWLQRFDKPSRLLLHTLTSGPCGALAAFRALQRSRACDEPGQAFRWQIFTETLCAEEPVLRGPERTLTLRPILLLLPVMCQRNLLSLLHMVQGSMPKDCLSQLLQATCKDPSPDLWVQALRDLLQRGLREERSCWTPLPLTDTCQQQLKTLCQKFVGGTESKPDLERKQSWFIQEHLSPELWLAGDATDSASQLRKRKQVAEESLDPQGERQRKRSRLEEEELDLEPLAGCAFVKGAGAGEEEIGIEASGHGSIRSQTRGASENAQPDGVMETREASQGSQQDAAAKVPDFMQMHVPRLKMLLEMESNQTDGTAPPELQILNECTPGQLEGLCSLLQLSERPERTLVQFCTWLLALMPEVSYTNAAVLTEQLFLQRVLSLAQPASRHLMAALTSFCCKYARPVCCALIAPALRAPGAGPEGTKLVCELIEDSLEPEYVRLVLSQVLEMPWSEELITVVQTLLGRQVELPPELFNLLVLKLCRLAQEFAKSMNYTKLMMAVLTIYSSNITPAHRRHLSGALDLNHTALRKSLQAALEQMAPR; encoded by the exons ATGGAAGCTCCCTCAGCGCCCTGGCTGCAGAGGTTTGACAAGCCTTCCCGTCTCCTCCTCCACACGCTGACGTCCGGGCCATGCGGGGCACTGGCTGCCTTCCGAGCCCTCCAGCGCAGCCGGGCCTGCGACGAGCCAGGGCAGGCGTTCCGCTGGCAGATCTTCACCGAGACCTTATGTGCTGAAGAGCCCGTGCTGCGGGGGCCCGAGCGGACCCTCACCCT gagaccaatactgctgctgcttcctgtgaTGTGCCAGAGAaatctcctctccctgctgcacaTGGTGCAGGGCAGCATGCCGAAGGACTGCCTCAGCCAGCTGCTTCAGGCCACCTGCAAAGATCCCAGCCCAGACCTCTGGGTGCAGGCCCTGCGGGATCTACTTCAGAGGGGGCTGAGAGAGGAGAGGAGCTGTTGGACTCCACTTCCGCTGACAGACACGTGCCAGCAGCAGCTTAAAACGCTGTGCCAGAAGTTCGTGGGTGGCACTGAGAGCAAACCGGACTTGGAAAGGAAACAGAGCTGGTTCATCCAGGAGCATCTAAGCCCTGaactctggcttgctggggatgcGACCGACTCTGCATCTCAGCTTAGGAAACGCAAGCAAGTGGCTGAGGAAAGTCTGGACCCCCAGGGGGAGCGGCAGAGGAAAAGGTCCCGGTTGGAAGAGGAGGAGTTAGACCTGGAACCTCTGGCAGGATGCGCCTTTGTGAAAGGAGctggtgcaggggaggaggagatcGGTATAGAGGCATCTGGACATGGGTCTATTCGGAGCCAAACCAGGGGTGCCAGTGAAAATGCCCAGCCCGACGGCGTCATGGAGACAAGAGAGGCCAGTCAGGGTTCCCAGCAGGACGCAGCAGCAAAAGTCCCTGATTTTATGCAG ATGCATGTGCCTAGACTTAAGATGCTGCTGGAGATGGAGTCAAAT CAAACAGACGGGACCGCCCCTCCCGAACTGCAGATCCTGAATGAATGCACCCCTGGCCAG CTGGAGGGACTGTGCTCGTTACTCCAGCTCTCGGAGCGCCCGGAACGCACCCTCGTGCAGTTCTGCACCTGGCTGCTGGCTCTCATGCCCGAGGTCAGCTACACTAACGCAGCGGTTCTGACGGAGCAGCTCTTCCTCCAGCGG GTTCTCTCGCTGGCCCAGCCGGCCTCCCGTCATCTCATGGCGGCGCTGACCTCGTTCTGCTGCAAGTACGCTCGCCCAGTCTGCTGTGCCTTGATCGCTCCAGCCCTGCGGGCCCCGGGGGCAG GTCCCGAGGGGACGAAGCTAGTGTGCGAGCTGATAGAGGACAGCCTGGAGCCGGAGTATGTGAGGCTGGTACTCAG CCAGGTCCTGGAGATGCCGTGGTCAGAGGAGCTCATCACTGTAGTGCAGACATTGCTGGGAAGGCAG GTGGAGCTACCCCCTGAGCTCTTTAACCTCCTGGTCCTGAAACTGTGCCGGCTGGCCCAGGAGTTTGCTAAGTCAATGAATTACACGAAGCTGATGATGGCTGTGCTGACCATATACAGCAGCAAT